A window of the Gossypium arboreum isolate Shixiya-1 chromosome 2, ASM2569848v2, whole genome shotgun sequence genome harbors these coding sequences:
- the LOC108466927 gene encoding putative 1-phosphatidylinositol-3-phosphate 5-kinase FAB1C, translating to MLKNGVCQKMCCSECYTKFADELSHRYPCQSCGRWLCSKCVERYESHVVDDVYQSDNAKSNDFSKMMSVKCCKFCCDGVNARPESGGRKYSEKVHPSESPRESLEPPSPCSMNSESIRSDHLAQHLEAHDCGFPLPVVAGKSMTSVNTHRSPISTQQSASRSDEEDADGSGKQFYSPSAEYSQDVSDIDSCSISARHEFNSCKSVGSSPSVSPSRNSFTPYRDGHSVQQRQEGSPMAQCVGPFDQENMAVLRKPPETVMEQENTDDYSDDASIVGNQSSKLQKPLDFENNGLIWYPPPAEDENDEAESNFFTYDDEDDDVGDSGAMFSSSSSLSSMFPAKEKQEGNKEPIRAVIQGHFRALVSQLLLGEGIKVEDNAGGWLDIVTAVAWQAANFVKPDTSRGGSMDPGDYVKVKCIASGTPSESTLVKGVVCTKNVKHKRMTSQYKNPRLLLLGGALEFLKVPNQLASFSTLLQQENDHLKMIIAKIEALRPNVLLVEKSASSYAQEYLLAKEISLVLNVKRPLLERIARCTGALVCPSIDDLSTTRLGHCELFRLEKVSEEHEMANQFNKKPSKTLMFFEGCPRRLCCTVLLRGRCREELKKVKHVVQYAIFAAYHLSLETSFLADEGATLPKMKVKHSISMPEKIQADSNSYPPSSFDAIVNASAQNDISPCLDPAQGGMGSLSEQCDQSHLFPSSGGSILDVYNDDWSPIAGLDTYSSEDFKDSKLSSMLPDIRDFPRSELQETMTEEETRLGEIHELVKPEKIDEDENSSEYFSATDTHQSILVSFSSRCVLKGTVCERARLLRIKFYGSFDKPLGRYLHDDLFDQASCCRSCNEPAEAHVICYTHQQGNLTINVRRLSSLKLPGERDGKIWMWHRCLKCVHINGVPPATRRVVMSDAAWGLSFGKFLELSFSNHATANRVATCGHSLQRDCLRFYGFGNMVAFFRYSPIDILSVHLPPSTLEFSGNIQQEWTRKEAAELMVQMEMSYMELSDVLDSIEQKSNSAGCQSSNASDLSDHIVELREQIQKERDDYNGLLQPVVMESSQLGPTAVDILELNRLRRSLLISFYVWDQQLHSLESHIKKGSAVKVKADHSNDGKLGACEQNVYRSPDSQEPSKNDIQSENNNILSNLESVVPKESDLVLYNKIDEGVQSDGNITSPASALSERIDSAWTGTDLLTLKVQTTEAFQEDELPAGLIRQMNKISDIRLRNVAYPRRLHSFDSALRFQEKIKKGLHPSSSPLSVLRSFHASGDYRSMVRDPVSNVTRTYSHALPLEAQKLNLLLSSTPTMITSASHVAEGTRLLLSQRGHSDIVIAVYDNDPASIISYALSSKEYDEWVTGKSSEIGGGWSVSEKSKEDSAASSFSPWQSFGSLDLDYIQYGSFSSEDASSSVGSTFSDTKRSPHLTVSFGDDSAAAGGKVKFTVTCYFAKQFDSLRRKCCPSDVDFLRSLSRCKKWSAQGGKSNVYFAKTFDERFIIKQVQKTELESFDEFALEYFKYLTDSVSSGSPTCLAKILGIYQVSVKHLKGGKETKMDLTVMENLFFRRSISTVYDLKGSIRSRYNPDTSGTNKVLLDMNLLETLRTEPIFLGSKAKRNLERAIWNDTSFLASVDVMDYSLLVGVDEERKELVLGIIDFMRQYTWDKHLETWVKASGILGGPKNASPTIISPKQYKKRFRKAMTTYFLTIPDQWSS from the exons ATGCTAAAAAACGGTGTTTGCCAAAAAATGTGTTGCTCTGAATGTTATACGAAGTTTGCTGATGAATTATCTCATAGATACCCCTGCCAAAGCTGTGGTCGCTGGTTATGTTCTAAATGTGTTGAAAGATATGAATCCCATGTTGTTGATGATGTATATCAATCAGATAATGCAAAaagtaatgatttttcaaagatgATGAGTGTTAAATGTTGCAAATTTTGCTGTGATGGGGTTAATGCAAGGCCTGAAAGTGGAGGAAGGAAGTATTCTGAGAAGGTGCATCCTTCTGAGTCTCCCCGGGAGAGCCTGGAACCACCATCTCCTTGTTCTATGAATAGTGAATCCATTAGAAGTGATCATCTTGCTCAACATCTTGAGGCACATGATTGTGGGTTTCCTCTGCCGGTGGTAGCTGGCAAGAGTATGACTTCAGTTAATACTCATCGTTCTCCCATATCTACTCAGCAATCTGCCAGCAG GAGTGATGAAGAAGATGCTGATGGTTCTGGTAAGCAGTTTTATAGCCCTTCAGCTGAATACAGTCAAGATGTTTCGGATATAGATTCTTGTAGTATTAGTGCTAGACATGAGTTTAATAGTTGTAAATCTGTGGGATCAAGTCCTTCAGTTAGCCCCTCTAGGAACAGTTTTACTCCTTATAGAGATGGGCATTCTGTACAGCAGAGGCAAGAAGGGAGCCCAATGGCTCAATGTGTTGGTCCCTTTGATCAAGAAAACATGGCTGTTTTAAGAAAGCCACCAGAGACAGTGATGGAACAAGAGAATACTGATGATTACTCTGATGATGCGTCTATTGTGGGTAATCAATCTTCAAAGTTGCAAAAGCCATTAGATTTTGAGAACAATGGCCTAATATGGTATCCGCCACCCGCCGAGGATGAGAATGATGAGGCAGAGAGCAACTTCTTTACATatgatgatgaagatgatgatgtTGGGGATTCTGGTGCAATGTTCTCATCAAGTAGTAGCCTTTCAAGTATGTTCCCAGCAAAGGAGAAACAAGAGGGAAACAAAGAACCTATTAGAGCTGTAATACAGGGACACTTTAGGGCTCTTGTGTCACAACTTTTACTGGGTGAAGGTATCAAAGTTGAGGATAATGCTGGAGGATGGCTTGACATTGTGACAGCAGTAGCATGGCAAGCTGCAAATTTTGTGAAACCAGATACTAGCAGAGGAGGCAGTATGGATCCTGGGGATTATGTGAAGGTCAAGTGTATAGCATCAGGAACACCCAGTGAGAG CACCCTTGTCAAGGGAGTGGTCTGTACGAAAAATGTAAAGCACAAGCGTATGACCTCACAATACAAAAATCCTAGATTACTTCTTTTAGGAGGAGCCCTTGAATTTCTAAAAGTTCCAAACCAGCTGGCTTCTTTTAGTACATTACTTCAACAG GAAAATGATCACCTCAAGATGATCATTGCAAAGATCGAGGCCCTACGGCCCAATGTTCTGCTGGTAGAAAAGAGTGCGTCTTCATATGCCCAAGAGTATCTACTTGCTAAGGAAATTTCGTTAGTGCTCAATGTGAAAAGGCCATTACTTGAGCGTATAGCAAGGTGCACTGGAGCTCTTGTTTGTCCATCTATTGATGATTTATCTACTACACGATTGGGGCACTGTGAACTGTTTCGGTTGGAGAAAGTATCTGAAGAACATGAGATGGCCAATCAGTTTAACAAGAAACCATCAAAAACACTGATGTTCTTTGAAGGTTGTCCAAGGCGTTTATGTTGCACg GTACTGCTGAGGGGCAGATGTCGTGAAGAACTAAAGAAGGTTAAACATGTTGTTCAGTATGCTATTTTTGCTGCCTATCACTTATCTCTTGAGACTTCCTTCCTTGCTGATGAAGGTGCTACTCTGCCTAAGATGAAAGTAAAGCATTCGATTTCCATGCCAGAGAAAATTCAGGCTGACAGTAATTCCTATCCTCCATCCAGTTTTGATGCAATAGTCAATGCTTCTGCTCAGAATGATATATCTCCTTGTCTTGATCCAGCGCAAGGAGGAATGGGATCATTGTCTGAGCAGTGCGATCAAAGTCATCTTTTTCCTTCTTCTGGTGGTTCTATTCTTGATGTATACAATGATGATTGGTCACCAATTGCGGGTTTGGACACGTACTCTTCAGAAGATTTCAAGGATTCAAAGCTGTCCAGTATGTTGCCTGATATTAGAGATTTTCCACGATCTGAATTGCAAGAAACCATGACAGAAGAGGAGACTCGTCTTGGTGAGATTCATGAATTGGTAAAACCTGAAAAGATTGATGAAGATGAGAATTCCAGTGAATACTTTTCAGCCACTGATACACACCAGAGTATATTGGTTTCATTTTCAAGCCGGTGTGTGCTGAAAGGAACTGTATGCGAACGTGCGAGGCTCTTGCGAATAAAGTTTTATGGTTCTTTTGATAAACCACTGGGAAGATATCTTcatgatgatctgtttgatcaa GCATCATGTTGTAGGTCATGTAATGAGCCAGCTGAAGCCCATGTAATATGTTATACCCACCAACAAGGAAATCTCACAATCAATGTAAGACGCCTTTCCTCTCTTAAGTTGCCTGGTGAACGAGATGGGAAGATATGGATGTGGCACCGGTGCCTAAAGTGCGTTCATATAAATGGGGTTCCTCCAGCAACTCGTAGAGTAGTTATGTCAGATGCTGCATGGGGACTTTCTTTTGGAAAGTTTTTGGAGCTTAGTTTTTCAAATCATGCGACTGCTAATCGTGTCGCAACATGTGGTCATTCATTGCAGAGGGACTGCCTTAGGTTCTATGG ATTTGGCAACATGGTTGCATTCTTCCGCTATTCTCCAATCGATATTCTATCGGTACATTTGCCCCCATCAACACTTGAATTTAGTGGAAACATTCAGCAGGAATGGACTAGAAAAGAGGCAGCCGAG CTAATGGTCCAAATGGAAATGTCATATATGGAGTTATCTGATGTACTCGACAGCATTGAACAGAAGAGTAATTCTGCTGGCTGTCAATCATCAAATGCTAGTGATTTATCAGATCACATCGTGGAATTAAGAGAACAGATTCAAAAGGAGAGAGATGATTACAAT ggTTTGCTACAACCAGTTGTTATGGAATCTTCACAACTGGGTCCAACAGCTGTAGACATCCTAGAGCTGAATCGCTTAAGGCGTTCACTTCTAATCAGTTTTTATGTTTGGGATCAGCAACTTCATTCATTGGAGTCCCATATTAAGAAAGGTTCTGCTGTCAAAGTTAAAGCAGATCATTCCAATGATGGTAAACTTGGTGCTTGCGAGCAAAATGTCTACAGATCCCCAGATTCACAGGAGCCTTCTAAGAATGACATACAGTCAGAGAATAACAATATTCTATCAAACTTGGAATCTGTTGTGCCAAAAGAATCTGACTTGGTGTTGTATAATAAGATAGACGAGGGTGTGCAGTCAGATGGAAACATCACGTCTCCTGCATCTGCTTTATCTGAACGAATAGATTCTGCTTGGACGGGTACTGATCTACTTACCTTGAAAGTTCAAACCACAGAAGCATTTCAAGAAGATGAGCTCCCAGCTGGTTTGATTAGGCAAATGAACAAAATCAGCGATATTCGTTTGAGGAATGTAGCATATCCAAGGAGGCTTCACTCTTTTGATTCTGCATTGAGATtccaagaaaaaattaaaaaaggattGCACCCCTCTTCAAGTCCTTTGTCAGTGCTTAGATCTTTCCATGCTTCTGGAGATTACAGAAGCATGGTTCGAGATCCTGTTTCTAATGTAACAAGGACTTACTCCCATGCATTGCCACTAGAGGCACAGAAGTTGAATTTGTTACTCAGTTCCACACCCACTATGATCACCTCTGCATCTCATGTGGCTGAAGGGACTCGGCTGCTTCTTTCGCAGAGGGGTCATAGTGATATTGTTATTGCTGTTTACGACAATGATCCTGCAAGTATAATATCTTATGCCCTTAGTTCCAAAGAGTATGATGAGTGGGTTACTGGTAAGTCCAGTGAAATTGGAGGAGGCTGGAGTGTTAGTGAAAAGAGCAAAGAAGATTCTGCTGCTTCCAGCTTTTCACCCTGGCAGTCATTTGGCTCTCTTGACCTGGATTATATACAGTATGGAAGTTTTAGCTCTGAAGATGCCTCATCATCTGTGGGTTCCACATTTTCTGATACAAAAAGGTCTCCACATTTAACAGTTTCTTTCGGAGATGATTCTGCTGCTGCTGGTGGCAAAGTGAAGTTTACAGTGACTTGTTATTTTGCAAAACAATTTGATTCTCTTAGAAGAAAATGTTGCCCCAGTGACGTGGATTTTCTGCGCTCCTTGAGCCGCTGTAAGAAATGGAGCGCACAAGGGGGAAAGAGCAATGTGTATTTTGCCAAAACATTTGATGAGAGATTCATTATAAAACAAGTGCAAAAGACAGAGTTAGAATCATTTGATGAATTTGCTCTGGAATACTTTAAGTATTTGACAGATTCTGTTAGTTCAGGAAGCCCTACTTGCCTTGCGAAAATTCTTGGCATTTATCAG GTCTCTGTAAAACACCTGAAAGGTGGCAAAGAAACAAAAATGGATCTTACAGTGATGGAGAACCTATTTTTCAGGAGAAGTATCTCAACAGTTTATGATCTTAAGGGTTCCATAAGATCACGATACAATCCGGATACATCAGGGACAAACAAAGTACTGTTAGATATGAATCTGTTGGAAACGCTGCGAACAGAGCCTATTTTTCTTGGAAGCAAGGCAAAGAGAAACCTCGAGAGAGCTATTTGGAATGATACATCTTTTCTGGCA TCGGTCGATGTCATGGACTATTCATTACTCGTTGGGGTGGATGAGGAGCGCAAAGAGCTGGTTTTGGGAATTATCGATTTCATGAGACAATATACTTGGGACAAGCACTTGGAGACATGGGTTAAGGCATCAGGGATACTAGGTGGCCCAAAGAATGCATCCCCAACAATAATTTCTCCGAAACAGTACAAGAAAAGATTCCGAAAGGCGATGACTACATATTTTCTAACCATACCCGATCAATGGAGTTCATGA